From a region of the Poecile atricapillus isolate bPoeAtr1 chromosome 16, bPoeAtr1.hap1, whole genome shotgun sequence genome:
- the SEC14L2 gene encoding SEC14-like protein 2, with product MSGRAGDLSPRQAEALAQFREKLQDVLPSLPSQDDYFLLKWLRARSFDLPKAEAMLRKHIEVRKHMDADNIIAWEPPEVIRKYMSGGMCGYDREGSPVWYEIIGPLDAKGLLFSASKQDLIKNKFRDCELLRHACDQQSEKLGKKIEMVMMVYDCEGLGLKHLWKPAVDTYGEILSMFEENYPESLKRLFIVKAPKLFPVAYNLVKHFLSEDTRKKVVVLGSNWKEELQKYIDPAQIPVEYGGTLTDPDGDPKCSSKINYGGDVPQHYYVRDQLAQKYEHSVVVNRGSSHQVEYEILFPGCVLRWQFRSEGADIGFGVYLKTKVGERQRAADMTEVLPNQRYNAHMVPEDGSFTCTTPGIYVLRFDNTYSFLHSKKVSYSVEVLLPDTASAQQIQGESPNHSP from the exons ATGAGCGGCCGCGCCGGGGACCTGAGCCCGCGGCAGGCGGAGGCGCTGGCCCAG TTCCGGGAGAAGCTGCAGGACgtgctgccctccctcccctcccaggACGACTATTTCCTCCTGAAATGGCTCCGAG CACGCTCCTTCGACCTGCCCAAGGCAGAGGCGATGCTGCGCAAG CACATCGAGGTCCGCAAGCACATGGATGCCGACAATATCATCGCTTGGGAGCCGCCTGAG GTGATTCGGAAGTACATGTCAGGCGGGATGTGCGGCTACGACCGGGAGGGCAGCCCGGTGTGGTACGAGATCATCGGGCCGCTGGACGCCAAGGGGCTGCTGTTCTCCGCCTCCAAGCAGGACCTGATCAAGAACAAGTTCCGGGACTGTGAACTGCTCCGGCACGCCTGTGACCAGCAGAGTGAAAAG ctgggcAAGAAGATTgagatggtgatgatggtgtACGACTGTGAGGGCCTGGGCCTGAAGCACCTTTGGAAGCCAGCTGTGGACACGTATGGGGAG ATCCTGTCCATGTTTGAAGAGAATTACCCTGAGTCCCTCAAGCGCCTCTTTATTGTGAAGG cccccaagCTCTTCCCCGTGGCCTACAACCTGGTCAAGCACTTCCTGAGCGAGGACACGCGCAAGAAGGTCGTGGTGCTGGGAT CCAACTGGAAGGAGGAACTGCAGAAGTACATTGACCCTGCGCAGATCCCAGTGGAGTACGGGGGGACACTGACAGACCCTGACGGGGACCCCAAGTGCTCCAGCAAG ATAAACTACGGGGGAGACGTGCCCCAGCATTACTATGTGCGGGACCAGCTGGCACAGAAGTACGAACACTCGGTCGTGGTCAACCGGGGCTCGTCCCACCAGGTCGAGTACGAGATCCTCTTCCCCGGCTGCGTTCTCAG GTGGCAGTTCCGCTCCGAGGGTGCTGACATCGGCTTCGGGGTGTACCTGAAGACCAAGGTGGGTGAGCGGCAGCGGGCGGCTGACATGACAGAGGTGCTCCCGAACCAGCGCTACAATGCACACATGGTGCCCGAGGACGGCTCCTTCACCTGCACCACCCCCGGCATTT ATGTCCTGCGCTTCGACAACACCTACAGCTTCCTCCACTCCAAGAAGGTGAGCTACAGCGTGGAGGTGCTGCTGCCCGACACCGCCTCCGCCCAGCAGATCCAGGGGGAGTCCCCCAACCAcagcccctga
- the MTFP1 gene encoding mitochondrial fission process protein 1 yields the protein QVPPRAAPVTVTPRGHVGVQAPPPPPSHDPEGRGYANQINVWAWLCDVEQGAGHAAGAVARAMGQKEPDLYRDTWVRYLGYANEVGESFRPLVPVPVVWASYGVATAYVTADAIDKGRKAAAAHGQDPTRVGVAVVDTFVWQSLASVAIPGFTINRLCAASLALLGSLTRWPLPVRRWTTTALGLAAIPLIITPIDRTVDFLMDSSLRKLYRTPGEPPTSH from the exons CAAGTGCCCCCCCGAGCTGCCCCCGTGACGGTGACGCCGCGGGGTCACGTGGGCGTTcaagccccgcccccgccgccatCCCACGACCCCGAGGGGCGGGGTTATGCAAATCAGATCAATGTGTGGGCGTGGCTCTGTGACGTAGAGCAGGGGGCGGGGCATGCGGCGGGAGCGGTGGCGCGCGCCATGGGGCAGAAGGAGCCCGACCTGTACCGGGACACGTGGGTCCGATACCTGG GTTACGCCAACGAGGTGGGTGAGTCCTTCCGCCCCCTGGTGCCGGTACCGGTGGTGTGGGCCAGCTACGGCGTGGCCACCGCCTACGTGACCGCCGACGCCATCGACAAGGGTCGGAAAGCCGCCGCT GCCCACGGGCAGGACCCCACACGCGTGGGGGTGGCCGTGGTGGACACCTTCGTGTGGCAGAGCCTGGCGTCGGTGGCCATCCCCGGCTTCACCATCAACCGGCTCTGTGCTGCCTcgctggccctgctggggtcCCTCACCCGCTGGCCCCTGCCCGTGCGCCGCTGgaccaccactgccctggggctggctgcCATCCCCCTCATCATCACCCCCATCGACAG GACTGTGGATTTCCTGATGGATTCCAGCCTCCGCAAGCTTTACAGGACACCAGGAGAACCCCCGACGTCCCACTGA
- the GAL3ST1 gene encoding galactosylceramide sulfotransferase: MLWHGKPWRSMCKGLVLGTLLTSFMLLLYSYAVPPLQVSVTEIPVPFSCSSHLSPVQALSPSNGTGSTSGWSCRPKLNVMFMKTHKTASSTILNILFRFGEKHRLKFAFPNGRNDFYYPSFFERSQVQHYRPGVCFNIICNHMRFHYEEVRKLLPPDTTFVTVLRDPAYLFESSFHYFGPIIPLTWKITGEDKLDEFLRDPQHYYDPNGFNAHYLQNLLFFDFGYDSSMDANSPLVEEHIQEIDRRFHLVMLLEYFDESLVLLKDLLCWQLEDVLYFKLNARKGSTVSRLTPELYEQATAWNLIDAKLYRYFNATFWRKVEAYGRERMARDVAELQRENEKMTSICIDGGHAVDASAIQESSMQPWQPLGEKTILGYNLKKKISKKHQKLCRKMLTPEIQYLTDLGANLWITKLWSHVRDFLKW, translated from the exons ATGCTGTGGCATGGGAAGCCCTGGAGGTCCATGTGCAAGGGGCTGGTCCTGGGGACCCTCCTGACCAGCTTCATGTTGCTGCTCTACTCCTACGCCGTCCCCCCGCTGCAAGTCAGCGTCACTGA GATCCCCgtccccttctcctgctcctcccacctGTCCCCCGTCCAGGCTCTGTCCCCATCCAACGGCACGGGCAGCACCTCGGGGTGGAGCTGCCGGCCCAAGCTCAATGTCATGTTCATGAAGACCCACAAGACCGCCAGCAGCACCATCCTCAACATCCTCTTCCGCTTCGGGGAGAAGCATCGCCTGAAATTCGCCTTCCCCAATGGCCGCAACGACTTCTACTACCCGTCCTTCTTCGAGCGCAGCCAGGTGCAGCACTACCGGCCCGGGGTGTGCTTCAACATCATCTGCAACCACATGCGCTTCCACTACGAGGAGGTGCGCAAGCTCCTGCCGCCCGACACCACCTTTGTCACGGTGCTGCGGGACCCCGCGTACCTCTTCGAGTCCTCCTTCCACTACTTTGGTCCCATCATCCCCCTCACCTGGAAGATCACAGGGGAGGATAAGCTGGACGAGTTCCTCCGGGACCCCCAGCACTACTACGACCCCAATGGGTTCAATGCTCACTACCTCCAAAACCTCCTGTTCTTCGACTTTGGCTACGACAGCAGCATGGACGCCAACAGCCCGCTGGTGGAGGAGCACATCCAGGAGATCGACCGCCGCTTCCACCTCGTCATGTTGCTCGAGTACTTTGATGAGTCGCTGGTGCTGCTCAAGGACCTGCTGTGTTGGCAGCTGGAGGACGTCCTCTACTTCAAGCTCAACGCCCGCAAGGGCTCCACTGTGTCCCGCTTGACCCCTGAGCTGTACGAGCAGGCGACCGCCTGGAACCTCATCGACGCCAAGCTCTACCGCTACTTCAATGCCACCTTTTGGCGCAAGGTGGAGGCCTACGGGAGGGAGAGGATGGCCAGGGATGTGGCCGAGCTGCAGAGGGAGAACGAGAAGATGACCAGCATCTGCATTGATGGGGGACATGCCGTGGATGCCAGTGCCATCCAGGAGTCCTCCatgcagccctggcagcccctgggggAGAAGACCATCCTGGGGTACAACTTGAAGAAGAAGATCAGCAAGAAGCACCAGAAGCTGTGCCGCAAAATGCTGACGCCCGAAATCCAGTACCTGACTGACCTGGGGGCCAACCTCTGGATCACCAAGCTGTGGAGCCACGTGCGGGACTTCCTCAAGTGGTAG